In the genome of Bremerella sp. JC817, one region contains:
- a CDS encoding Glu/Leu/Phe/Val dehydrogenase dimerization domain-containing protein — protein MSEIRVLVVEDNPMQAKLIEELLASAGETKFHTHTVDRLETGLNFLDANKVEVVLLDLTLPDSEGLATFLRMNHAANGIPVVVLTGNDDVSMAAKAVEAGAQDYLIKGKIDGNRLARSLRLAVKRTHAEQQEWNSPMLHLAQQQFLKAAQIMSLDENLRERLLFPQRTLVVTLPFRKDNYTHVETVFGYRVQHLLTMGPTKGGIRYHEDVGLGEVSALAMWMSWKCALMRLPFGGAKGGVRIDPTDLTGHELQRLTRRYTMEIIEMIGPEKDIPAPDMGTNEQVMAWLMDTYSQQMGYSVPTIVTGKPVALGGSLGRREATGRGLVYVVEEAAKVMGLSMQGATAVVQGFGNVGSNTARLLEELGVKVVGVSDVSTGLYNPKGLSVTDLLKYAEENRVLKGYPHADEVTNHELLELKCDILAPCALQNQITEHNAERLQCKMVAEGANGPTTLEADEILKERGIFVVPDVLGNAGGVTVSYFEWVQGTQNYMWTLDEINSRLKKILVDAFQRTLSRSEGQNVDFRTAALIEGIERVAEAKLKRGLFP, from the coding sequence ATGTCGGAAATTCGCGTTCTCGTTGTCGAAGACAATCCGATGCAGGCCAAGCTTATTGAAGAGCTTTTGGCCAGCGCCGGCGAGACCAAATTCCATACCCATACCGTTGATCGGCTCGAGACCGGTCTGAACTTTCTCGATGCCAATAAGGTCGAAGTCGTTCTGCTCGACCTCACGCTGCCTGACAGTGAAGGTTTAGCAACCTTTCTGCGGATGAATCACGCCGCCAATGGTATTCCTGTCGTCGTTCTGACTGGAAACGACGACGTTTCTATGGCCGCAAAAGCCGTGGAAGCAGGAGCCCAGGACTACCTGATCAAAGGCAAGATCGACGGCAATCGGCTGGCCCGTTCCCTCCGTCTGGCAGTGAAACGAACCCATGCCGAGCAGCAAGAGTGGAACTCGCCGATGCTGCATCTGGCCCAGCAGCAGTTTTTGAAGGCGGCTCAGATCATGAGCCTCGACGAAAACCTACGCGAACGGTTGCTCTTCCCGCAACGAACTCTGGTGGTCACGCTTCCTTTTCGGAAAGACAACTACACCCATGTCGAAACCGTTTTCGGCTATCGGGTGCAGCACCTGTTGACCATGGGGCCGACTAAGGGTGGTATTCGGTATCACGAAGATGTCGGACTCGGCGAAGTGTCCGCGCTTGCGATGTGGATGAGCTGGAAATGTGCCTTGATGCGTCTTCCTTTTGGCGGCGCGAAAGGGGGCGTGCGAATCGACCCGACCGATTTGACCGGGCACGAACTGCAACGACTGACACGCCGATATACGATGGAAATCATCGAAATGATCGGCCCGGAAAAGGACATTCCGGCTCCCGATATGGGAACCAACGAACAGGTCATGGCCTGGTTGATGGACACTTACAGCCAGCAGATGGGTTATTCCGTTCCAACGATTGTGACCGGCAAGCCGGTGGCGCTGGGGGGATCGCTCGGTCGTCGTGAAGCGACTGGCCGTGGGCTCGTCTACGTCGTCGAAGAAGCCGCCAAGGTCATGGGCTTATCGATGCAAGGGGCGACTGCGGTCGTCCAAGGGTTTGGTAACGTCGGTAGTAACACGGCTCGGCTGCTAGAAGAGCTGGGAGTGAAGGTGGTCGGCGTCAGTGATGTCTCGACCGGGCTTTACAACCCGAAGGGACTTTCGGTCACGGATCTTCTGAAATACGCGGAAGAGAACCGCGTGCTGAAAGGCTACCCACACGCCGATGAAGTCACCAACCACGAGCTGTTAGAGCTGAAGTGCGATATCCTCGCGCCATGTGCTCTGCAGAATCAGATCACCGAGCATAATGCCGAGCGGCTGCAGTGCAAGATGGTGGCGGAAGGTGCGAACGGGCCTACGACGCTCGAAGCGGACGAAATCCTGAAAGAACGTGGCATCTTCGTGGTGCCGGACGTTCTGGGGAACGCCGGTGGTGTGACCGTTTCGTACTTCGAATGGGTCCAAGGAACCCAAAACTACATGTGGACCTTGGACGAGATTAACTCGCGGCTGAAGAAGATTCTGGTCGATGCCTTCCAGCGGACACTTTCCCGCAGCGAAGGCCAGAACGTCGACTTCCGTACCGCGGCGTTGATCGAAGGGATCGAACGAGTCGCCGAAGCGAAGCTCAAGCGTGGTCTGTTCCCATAA
- the astD gene encoding succinylglutamate-semialdehyde dehydrogenase has product MLYINGQWIDGTGPKLKSFNPATGANLWEAATASEEDVRAAFESATNASQAWAALAVEQRAEYLRRFAKLVTEQSETLARVISDEVGKPRWDALTEAKAVAAKCELTIDALAHRRDQSDVSTAALRGKVAYRPLGVVSVFGPFNFPAHIANGQIMPALLAGNTVVFKPSELTPLVAEETVKLWESAGLPPGVLNLVQGGVSTGQAILRRPELRGLFFTGSRPTGGKLREALAQRLEVLLALELGGNNPLVVHQPSNVDLAIEQVIKSAYLTSGQRCTCVRRLIVTGASNTFLERLVQETRKVVVGRPSDDPEPFMGPLIHAEAVDHLLEEQSRLVAAGAISLLSAEQLSLGRAYVSPGIIDVTNCSQRTDDEIFGPLLQVIRVADLEEAIAEANDTRFGLAAGILCDDRADFDQFRQQVQAGLINWNLPTTGASGRMPFGGIGQSGNYRPAGFHAIDFCQVAIAETESIS; this is encoded by the coding sequence ATGTTGTACATCAACGGACAGTGGATCGACGGCACCGGCCCTAAGCTCAAAAGCTTCAATCCAGCAACCGGCGCCAACCTGTGGGAAGCGGCAACGGCAAGCGAAGAAGATGTTAGGGCCGCTTTTGAATCGGCAACCAACGCTTCCCAAGCATGGGCCGCACTTGCTGTCGAACAGCGCGCAGAATATCTCCGTCGATTCGCCAAGCTGGTGACCGAACAAAGCGAAACGTTAGCCAGAGTCATCTCGGACGAAGTCGGTAAACCTCGCTGGGATGCATTGACCGAAGCCAAAGCGGTTGCTGCGAAGTGCGAACTGACGATCGACGCCTTAGCCCACCGCCGCGACCAGTCCGATGTTTCCACGGCTGCGCTCCGTGGCAAAGTCGCCTATCGACCATTGGGAGTCGTTTCGGTCTTCGGCCCTTTCAACTTCCCCGCTCATATCGCAAACGGACAGATCATGCCTGCACTACTCGCAGGCAACACCGTTGTCTTCAAACCGAGCGAATTGACACCGCTGGTTGCTGAGGAAACCGTTAAGCTGTGGGAGTCTGCCGGGCTGCCGCCAGGCGTGCTGAATCTTGTCCAAGGAGGCGTCTCGACCGGTCAAGCGATCTTGCGACGGCCAGAGCTTCGCGGATTGTTCTTCACGGGAAGTCGCCCGACCGGCGGCAAGCTGCGCGAGGCCTTGGCCCAACGGTTGGAAGTCCTGCTCGCCTTGGAACTCGGCGGCAATAATCCGTTGGTCGTTCATCAACCAAGCAACGTCGATCTGGCAATTGAACAGGTAATCAAGTCGGCGTATCTTACTTCGGGCCAACGCTGTACCTGTGTGCGGCGACTCATCGTAACCGGCGCGAGCAATACGTTTTTGGAACGGCTTGTTCAGGAAACACGCAAGGTCGTCGTCGGTCGACCGTCCGACGATCCCGAGCCGTTCATGGGGCCGCTGATTCATGCCGAAGCGGTCGATCATCTTCTGGAAGAACAATCGCGATTGGTTGCGGCCGGAGCAATATCGCTGCTCTCCGCCGAACAGCTCTCCTTGGGACGTGCTTATGTCAGTCCTGGAATCATCGACGTGACAAACTGCTCGCAACGAACCGACGACGAGATCTTCGGTCCGCTCTTGCAGGTCATTCGCGTGGCTGATCTGGAAGAGGCAATCGCCGAAGCGAACGATACGCGGTTTGGCCTGGCGGCTGGGATCTTGTGCGACGATCGGGCCGACTTCGATCAGTTTCGACAGCAGGTTCAAGCGGGACTCATCAACTGGAACCTGCCAACCACCGGCGCCAGCGGCCGAATGCCATTTGGTGGGATCGGTCAAAGTGGCAATTATCGGCCTGCCGGATTTCATGCCATTGATTTCTGCCAGGTTGCCATCGCGGAAACGGAATCCATCTCGTGA
- a CDS encoding DUF1338 domain-containing protein: MFMQIESLLGQLWDQYREINPQADRIHQLLTARGESIENDHVAFRTFQDPRIGVDQLAVPFLEAGYQEGGEYHFEEKKLFAKHYQHADPGLPKIFISELLLDEFPTDVRETIDKLLDQIPANLPSPLCTAGRLWEVSYADYQALSDKSEYASWMAAHGFCANHFTIFVNKLKTIDSLEQLNDLLVAEGFALNTAGGAIKGSPEVYLEQSSTVASKVDVPFQDGTHQVPGCYYEFARRYPMPSGELFEGFVTKSADKIFESTDKKLQQ; this comes from the coding sequence ATGTTCATGCAAATTGAATCGCTCCTCGGTCAGCTTTGGGATCAGTATCGCGAAATCAATCCCCAGGCCGATCGAATTCATCAGCTTCTGACGGCCCGTGGCGAGTCGATCGAGAACGATCACGTCGCCTTCCGTACGTTCCAGGACCCACGAATTGGCGTCGACCAACTAGCTGTTCCTTTTCTGGAAGCGGGCTACCAGGAAGGTGGCGAGTATCACTTCGAGGAAAAGAAGCTCTTCGCCAAGCACTATCAGCACGCCGACCCCGGCCTGCCGAAGATCTTTATCAGTGAATTGCTGCTGGACGAGTTTCCGACCGACGTTCGCGAGACGATTGACAAGCTGCTCGATCAGATCCCTGCTAATCTTCCCAGTCCGCTGTGCACCGCAGGTCGACTGTGGGAAGTTAGCTACGCTGACTACCAGGCCCTCAGTGATAAGAGCGAGTACGCGTCGTGGATGGCCGCGCACGGTTTCTGTGCGAATCACTTCACGATCTTTGTGAACAAACTGAAGACGATTGACTCGCTAGAACAGCTTAACGACCTGCTTGTCGCCGAAGGCTTCGCATTGAACACAGCAGGTGGGGCGATCAAAGGTTCGCCAGAGGTTTACCTCGAGCAGTCATCGACGGTGGCGTCCAAAGTGGACGTACCGTTCCAAGATGGCACGCACCAGGTGCCTGGCTGCTATTACGAGTTCGCCCGGCGTTATCCCATGCCGAGCGGAGAATTATTTGAAGGCTTCGTCACCAAGAGTGCTGACAAGATCTTCGAGAGCACCGACAAGAAGCTTCAGCAATAG
- a CDS encoding aminotransferase class III-fold pyridoxal phosphate-dependent enzyme, which yields MDSQPLIAQRLLSDPRVAEATRLLQAALEEHSAELAPRGPLPELADSFQKSLDEFAALRGNGLFFPYLATGAGRGALVELTDGSVKYDMITGIGVHAMGHAHPQLMAQLVPAMLADTVMQGNLQQNEESLQLTRDLVTLANRQGASLDHCFLSSSGAMANENAFKVLFQHRTGSTRILAFDNAFAGRSHLLGQVTDRPKNRVGQPDTVSVDYVPFFDAAHPEHSTKATLKRVETYLQRYPDAHCGFIMELVQGEGGYYSAPREYFVALCDLLKAHGVPIFFDEIQTFGRTYAPFAFQMLQLDAYADVVTIGKMSQICATLFRAELNPKPGLLSQTFTSSTTAIAAGRWVVQQLANGNFYGDEGRIAEIHGRFVARFEGIEQKAPGKLSGPFGIGGMIAFTPMDGSAEAAKRVLHALYEAGVIAFVAGAGPSRIRFLPPFLSLTNAEIDAVCDIVEEVMVSLPLESETS from the coding sequence ATGGATTCTCAACCGTTGATAGCGCAAAGGCTTCTCTCGGATCCCCGTGTCGCGGAAGCAACCCGATTGCTGCAAGCCGCGCTCGAAGAGCATTCGGCGGAACTCGCTCCGCGCGGGCCGCTGCCGGAACTCGCCGACTCGTTTCAAAAGTCGCTGGATGAATTCGCAGCGCTCCGCGGCAATGGGCTATTCTTTCCCTATCTCGCAACGGGAGCAGGGCGGGGTGCCTTAGTTGAGCTGACCGATGGGAGCGTGAAGTACGACATGATTACCGGGATCGGTGTGCATGCGATGGGGCATGCCCATCCCCAATTGATGGCGCAGCTCGTCCCGGCGATGCTCGCCGATACCGTGATGCAGGGCAACTTGCAGCAGAATGAAGAGTCGCTGCAGTTGACACGCGACCTGGTCACGCTTGCCAATCGTCAGGGTGCGTCCCTCGATCACTGCTTCTTATCGAGCAGCGGTGCCATGGCGAACGAGAATGCGTTCAAGGTGTTATTTCAGCACCGAACGGGTTCGACACGAATCTTGGCGTTTGATAACGCGTTCGCCGGACGTTCTCATCTTCTCGGTCAGGTCACCGACCGACCGAAAAACCGCGTCGGACAGCCTGACACGGTGTCCGTTGACTATGTGCCGTTCTTCGACGCAGCCCATCCGGAACATAGCACCAAGGCAACGCTGAAGCGGGTCGAGACTTATCTGCAGCGCTATCCGGATGCTCACTGTGGTTTCATTATGGAACTCGTGCAGGGAGAAGGGGGATACTACAGCGCGCCGCGTGAATACTTTGTCGCACTGTGCGATCTGCTGAAGGCTCACGGCGTGCCGATCTTCTTTGACGAGATTCAAACGTTTGGGCGAACTTACGCTCCGTTTGCTTTCCAGATGCTACAGCTCGATGCCTATGCCGACGTGGTGACCATTGGCAAAATGTCGCAGATCTGCGCGACGCTGTTTCGCGCGGAGCTGAACCCGAAACCCGGTTTGTTAAGCCAGACATTCACATCGTCAACAACGGCAATCGCGGCTGGCCGCTGGGTGGTTCAGCAACTGGCCAACGGAAACTTCTATGGCGACGAAGGACGAATCGCGGAGATTCATGGCCGATTCGTTGCTCGCTTCGAAGGGATCGAACAGAAGGCTCCCGGCAAACTGTCCGGCCCCTTCGGGATCGGGGGGATGATCGCGTTCACGCCGATGGACGGATCCGCCGAAGCTGCCAAGCGTGTCTTGCACGCACTGTATGAGGCTGGCGTGATCGCCTTCGTTGCGGGGGCGGGCCCGTCGCGCATCCGATTCCTGCCACCGTTTCTGTCGTTAACCAACGCAGAGATCGATGCGGTTTGTGACATTGTGGAAGAAGTGATGGTTTCGCTACCTTTGGAAAGCGAAACAAGCTAA
- a CDS encoding hydrolase — translation MALESEVQPILSWLQNQQPAMESKLVTWAAINSGTHNLNGLSQIIEVVLEELAEICEEVHTQNVSPRTMVDAHGDLQEQLLAPGLIGICRATSPHQAILAIHLDTVYPADSFFQRVTVEADQIHGPGVADAKGGVIVLLTALRAFERYVATSGNNHLGWRVVLNCDEEIGSPGSAELFRQYAVGADFGLLFEPSLPNGHLVGVRKGSGNFEIVVRGQSAHAGREFSKGRNAIIAAARLAQTLHDLNGHWPETTINVAKIDGGGPSNVVPDTAVVRFNIRYPTVEVERQFAEELDRLIRSPDEGITLALHGGFFAPPKPMTTEQEEFLRTVQACGKTLGLNLAWESTGGVCDGNRLAALGVPNVDTMGVRGGNIHSPQEYMLRDSLVERSQLTFLTLVTMAERFRQADLQ, via the coding sequence ATGGCACTGGAATCGGAAGTTCAACCCATTTTGTCCTGGCTGCAAAATCAGCAGCCAGCCATGGAGTCGAAACTGGTCACATGGGCTGCTATCAATTCTGGCACCCATAACCTGAACGGGCTATCTCAGATAATCGAAGTCGTTCTTGAAGAATTAGCCGAAATTTGTGAAGAGGTTCATACCCAGAACGTTTCGCCCCGGACCATGGTCGATGCCCATGGCGACCTGCAAGAACAGCTTCTTGCGCCAGGGTTGATCGGCATCTGCCGCGCAACTTCGCCACACCAGGCGATCCTTGCGATTCATCTGGATACCGTCTATCCGGCCGATTCGTTTTTTCAAAGGGTCACTGTGGAAGCTGACCAGATACACGGCCCAGGCGTTGCCGACGCCAAGGGAGGTGTCATCGTTTTGCTAACCGCGTTGAGAGCGTTCGAGCGGTATGTGGCTACCAGCGGCAACAACCATTTGGGCTGGCGCGTGGTGCTGAACTGTGACGAGGAAATCGGCTCGCCAGGATCGGCGGAGCTGTTCCGGCAGTATGCAGTCGGCGCTGATTTTGGATTGTTGTTCGAACCTTCGCTGCCCAATGGACATCTGGTTGGAGTACGTAAAGGTTCCGGCAATTTCGAGATCGTCGTGCGTGGTCAGTCTGCCCACGCAGGCCGCGAGTTCTCGAAAGGCCGCAACGCGATTATTGCCGCAGCCAGGCTGGCACAAACGCTGCACGACCTTAACGGACATTGGCCTGAAACGACGATCAATGTGGCGAAGATCGACGGAGGTGGCCCCAGCAACGTCGTCCCAGACACGGCGGTTGTTCGCTTCAACATTCGTTACCCGACGGTGGAAGTGGAACGGCAATTTGCCGAGGAGCTCGACCGGCTGATCCGCTCCCCAGACGAGGGAATCACGCTGGCATTGCATGGCGGGTTCTTCGCCCCACCCAAACCAATGACAACGGAGCAGGAAGAATTCTTGCGGACTGTTCAAGCTTGTGGCAAGACACTTGGCTTGAACTTGGCCTGGGAGTCGACCGGAGGGGTCTGCGATGGCAACCGTCTGGCGGCCCTGGGTGTGCCCAATGTCGATACGATGGGGGTTCGGGGTGGCAACATTCATTCACCCCAAGAGTACATGCTGCGAGACAGTCTGGTCGAGCGTTCGCAGCTTACGTTTTTGACGCTGGTCACCATGGCTGAAAGGTTTCGACAAGCCGATCTGCAGTAG
- a CDS encoding RNA 2'-phosphotransferase produces MTSKEKLKKISKTMSYVLRHRPDMAGLTLAPGGWVAIADLLEAFQREGKSVSESLLLEVVQDNDKQRFEISDDGLLIRARQGHSAEVDLQYEAAEPPSILYHGTATRFLDSIRQQGLIKGKRHHVHMSVNQQTMLEVAQRHGKPVLLAIASGEMHAAGHQFFVTGNDVWLTDHVPPGFLKVLETTS; encoded by the coding sequence ATGACAAGCAAAGAGAAACTAAAAAAGATCAGCAAGACGATGAGCTACGTCTTGCGGCATCGGCCTGACATGGCTGGGCTCACGTTAGCTCCTGGCGGATGGGTCGCGATTGCCGATCTGTTGGAGGCATTCCAGCGAGAGGGAAAGTCCGTATCGGAATCGCTGCTATTGGAGGTCGTGCAAGACAACGACAAGCAGCGGTTTGAGATCTCAGACGACGGTCTGCTCATCCGCGCGAGGCAAGGCCATTCGGCCGAAGTTGATTTGCAATACGAAGCGGCCGAACCGCCGTCGATCCTTTACCACGGGACCGCAACACGCTTTCTCGATTCGATCCGACAACAAGGATTGATCAAAGGAAAACGACATCATGTCCACATGTCGGTAAACCAGCAAACGATGTTGGAAGTTGCTCAGCGTCACGGAAAACCTGTGTTGCTGGCGATCGCTTCCGGCGAGATGCATGCCGCCGGGCATCAGTTCTTTGTAACCGGGAACGACGTCTGGTTGACCGATCACGTTCCGCCTGGCTTCTTGAAGGTGTTGGAAACAACTTCCTAA
- the astB gene encoding N-succinylarginine dihydrolase — protein sequence MKEERTMTAQEANFDGLIGPTHHYGGLSPGNVASQQHRHQVSSPRRAALQGLAKMKRAADMGTPQAFLPPQPRPDWRFLAEQGFEGDHAQVLADVKAKRPELLSVAFSASSMWTANAATVSPSADTSDGRVHFTPANLQSMPHRRIEANQTSHILRTIFHDARYFVVHDPVDADWSDEGAANHTRLCRRYGEPGVELFVYGREADQSAPTEKFVARQTKEACEAIARQHGLDPARVVFAQQSPEAIDSGVFHNDVIAVGNMALHLVHEKAYVDQERVLAELADKFGPGLQTIVISDYELKLKEAVSTYFFNSQLLTSLTGTMTVFAPVECGEVQASNRLLSVLMKGENPIVDCQFVDLRESMQNGGGPACLRLRVVLTEEERAAIPKTVWLTDARYRQLKEWIQRHYRDRLHVDDLADSKLAEEVDAAMEELTGLLGF from the coding sequence GTGAAAGAGGAACGCACAATGACCGCGCAGGAAGCCAACTTCGACGGATTGATCGGCCCTACGCATCACTACGGCGGGCTCTCACCCGGTAATGTTGCCTCGCAGCAGCATCGCCATCAGGTCAGTTCACCCCGAAGGGCAGCGCTGCAAGGCCTGGCAAAAATGAAACGAGCAGCCGACATGGGAACGCCGCAAGCGTTTCTGCCTCCGCAGCCTCGGCCTGACTGGCGGTTTTTGGCCGAGCAAGGCTTTGAAGGGGACCACGCCCAGGTACTGGCTGATGTGAAAGCCAAGAGGCCAGAGCTCCTCAGCGTTGCGTTCAGCGCCTCCTCGATGTGGACTGCCAACGCGGCGACCGTTTCACCGAGCGCCGATACGAGCGACGGTCGCGTTCATTTCACGCCAGCCAATTTGCAGTCGATGCCTCATCGCCGGATTGAAGCGAATCAGACCAGTCACATTTTGCGAACCATCTTTCATGATGCTCGCTACTTCGTCGTTCACGATCCTGTGGATGCGGATTGGAGCGACGAAGGAGCAGCCAATCACACGCGGCTTTGTCGCCGCTATGGCGAACCGGGCGTCGAGCTGTTTGTTTACGGCCGCGAAGCAGATCAGTCCGCGCCGACAGAGAAGTTCGTCGCCCGCCAGACAAAAGAAGCGTGCGAGGCAATCGCCAGACAGCATGGACTGGATCCTGCCCGCGTCGTCTTTGCCCAGCAGTCTCCCGAGGCGATCGATTCAGGCGTCTTCCATAACGACGTGATCGCGGTCGGCAACATGGCCTTACACCTCGTTCACGAAAAAGCATACGTCGATCAGGAACGGGTCCTTGCGGAACTCGCCGACAAGTTCGGCCCCGGCCTGCAAACGATAGTGATCAGCGACTACGAATTGAAACTGAAAGAGGCGGTGAGCACCTATTTCTTTAACAGCCAACTGCTCACGTCACTGACTGGAACGATGACGGTCTTTGCCCCAGTCGAGTGTGGCGAGGTGCAGGCATCGAATCGGCTTTTGTCTGTTCTCATGAAGGGAGAGAACCCGATTGTCGACTGCCAATTCGTCGACCTTCGCGAGAGTATGCAAAATGGCGGAGGTCCTGCCTGCCTACGATTGCGGGTCGTCCTCACGGAAGAGGAACGCGCCGCGATCCCGAAAACGGTGTGGCTGACGGACGCTCGATATCGCCAGTTGAAAGAATGGATTCAGCGACATTATCGCGATCGACTGCATGTCGATGATCTGGCCGATTCCAAGTTGGCCGAAGAAGTCGATGCCGCAATGGAAGAGTTAACCGGACTGCTCGGCTTTTAG
- a CDS encoding CsgG/HfaB family protein gives MIRNLVLGLTLVLGLSISATTIQAEDAVYPAAIFPFHERGADVEGLGTQVSDLVFASLVTDPTMYLVDREDMHKLLQEQELTVSGVVNPAEAVQVGQLTGAKLIISGSVIQAGNKLVLVAKIISSETSRVAGCSAKGDVDGEIDAIAEELAASIVKEIEKNAADLVPPPVEPTDRIASIKKELGEATLPIAKVTITEHHVGRPSVDPACETELSFLLKGIGCEVVEAKSSEAKTAEIVFVGEGFSEFTSRVGNLAPVKARVEIKALDAKTGKVLAIDRQTTVAIDLNEQIAGKAALQAATDAIAQRLIPKAIKAKNEAAEK, from the coding sequence ATGATCCGCAATTTAGTATTGGGCCTCACGTTGGTCCTCGGACTTTCAATTTCGGCGACCACCATCCAGGCCGAAGACGCCGTTTACCCGGCAGCCATCTTCCCGTTTCATGAACGAGGCGCGGATGTCGAAGGGCTTGGGACTCAGGTCTCAGATCTGGTCTTCGCCTCGCTGGTGACCGACCCAACCATGTACCTGGTCGATCGCGAAGACATGCATAAGCTTTTGCAGGAACAAGAGCTAACCGTTTCCGGAGTGGTCAATCCAGCGGAAGCTGTTCAGGTCGGTCAGCTGACTGGTGCCAAGCTGATTATTAGTGGCAGTGTCATTCAGGCTGGCAACAAGCTGGTGCTGGTGGCGAAGATCATCAGCAGTGAAACGAGTCGTGTTGCTGGTTGCAGTGCCAAAGGTGACGTCGATGGCGAAATTGATGCAATCGCAGAGGAACTCGCCGCGAGTATCGTGAAGGAAATCGAAAAGAACGCCGCAGACCTGGTTCCACCCCCGGTCGAACCTACCGATCGTATCGCTTCGATCAAGAAGGAACTGGGCGAAGCCACGCTGCCCATTGCCAAGGTGACCATCACCGAACATCACGTCGGTCGTCCTTCGGTCGATCCCGCCTGTGAAACGGAGCTTTCGTTCCTGCTGAAGGGTATTGGCTGCGAAGTGGTCGAGGCCAAATCGTCCGAGGCGAAGACGGCCGAAATCGTGTTCGTGGGAGAAGGCTTCAGCGAATTCACCTCCCGCGTGGGCAATCTGGCACCAGTGAAGGCCCGTGTTGAGATCAAGGCCTTGGATGCCAAAACCGGTAAGGTATTGGCCATCGATCGCCAGACGACGGTTGCCATCGACTTAAACGAACAAATCGCAGGCAAAGCGGCCCTGCAGGCGGCGACCGATGCGATCGCCCAGCGTCTGATTCCGAAGGCGATCAAAGCAAAGAACGAAGCCGCCGAAAAGTAA
- a CDS encoding arginine N-succinyltransferase, whose protein sequence is MLIRPVEERDVDQLYELAQHTLYGLTTLPKDRALLAKRVRQSSKAFADLNDADPQGQLYLFVMEDVSLAKVVGTCGIVSKVGGFKPFYAFRLATEIQESKTLGSRHEHRVLHLLKNHDGPTEIGSLFLHPEFRGGGNGRVLSLSRFLFLAQYPKLFEHEVIAEMRGVVDQEGNSPFWEALGAHFFGIDFPNADMLSLINKDFIEELIPRHPVYLDLLSPEAQAAVAEVHTNTVPARRLLESEGFHYEDQVDIFEAGPVLHCVRDQIRIVRESKVLPVTAIENSPPSGIPMLVATTTVPFQVSGGLVAELDEGICIVKSIAKDLNIEVGAQVRFAPLKSASTAPT, encoded by the coding sequence ATGCTCATTCGACCGGTTGAAGAACGCGATGTCGACCAGCTATACGAGCTGGCACAGCATACGTTGTATGGCCTGACGACCCTGCCGAAGGATCGTGCGTTGCTCGCCAAACGGGTCCGCCAAAGCAGCAAAGCCTTCGCCGACTTAAATGACGCCGACCCGCAAGGACAGCTCTATCTGTTCGTCATGGAAGATGTCTCGCTGGCGAAAGTAGTTGGGACCTGTGGTATCGTCTCGAAGGTGGGCGGATTCAAACCGTTCTACGCGTTTCGTCTGGCGACCGAGATTCAAGAGTCAAAAACACTTGGCAGCCGTCATGAACATCGCGTGCTGCATCTGCTCAAGAATCACGACGGTCCAACGGAAATTGGCAGCTTGTTTCTGCATCCTGAGTTTCGGGGTGGTGGTAATGGACGAGTCTTATCATTGTCGCGATTCCTCTTTCTGGCCCAGTATCCGAAATTGTTCGAGCATGAAGTCATCGCCGAGATGCGTGGCGTCGTTGATCAAGAGGGGAACAGTCCCTTCTGGGAAGCTCTTGGCGCCCATTTCTTTGGTATCGATTTTCCGAATGCCGACATGCTCAGCTTGATCAACAAAGATTTCATCGAGGAACTGATTCCACGCCATCCGGTCTATCTCGACTTGTTGTCCCCGGAAGCCCAGGCCGCCGTTGCCGAAGTGCATACCAACACAGTGCCTGCACGGCGTCTGCTGGAAAGCGAAGGGTTTCATTACGAAGATCAGGTCGACATCTTCGAGGCAGGGCCGGTACTGCACTGCGTCCGCGATCAAATCCGCATCGTGCGGGAAAGCAAAGTGTTGCCGGTGACCGCCATCGAGAATTCACCACCCAGTGGTATCCCGATGCTGGTGGCAACGACGACTGTACCGTTTCAGGTCAGTGGCGGACTGGTTGCCGAACTGGACGAAGGAATTTGCATTGTCAAATCGATCGCCAAAGACTTGAACATCGAAGTTGGTGCCCAAGTTCGGTTTGCACCTTTGAAGTCTGCATCGACGGCACCAACGTAG